Proteins from one Hyperolius riggenbachi isolate aHypRig1 chromosome 4, aHypRig1.pri, whole genome shotgun sequence genomic window:
- the LOC137571312 gene encoding WD repeat and coiled-coil-containing protein-like: MDQGKAKLLKNGVNTLHQAIHPLHGIAWTDGKQVILTSFHLQNEEPDFGSSVVIGQFEHVHGLYWGQAMDIPALLAVQHKKHVTIWQLYYNPLEKNKLVVSQTCEYGEALPILPQGCIWHPNKDILAVLTKRDILVLYSVFLKKNLFVKADITGCNVIRCACWTKDGSRVVASMDDSLYSYLWNDEDKTLSPCSFCPVFNIDSTIVAIQPILDYQVVVTSEVATKGNCATQKDLNESAVQASLRILDMELSKNNRRMSVDSGRSEPVDFLKISSLVPTDISQILARHRKSDPSPRFSIKQKSISGESKLELSNLVIVSFEKNATTTRKVSLPGISTPDILVLDPNCERVAVASNNSNLVLIYPIAPSCMPNIQEVKLEENEKVKGISFLADTLLLIMAGRQRSSDLMFLPLSISEKYMIQLLTKQILPPEYIPSRLNCDQSSTTAVRFNSIESHTQPYGDHGVIKEFWVPNHIKSKTPRIRRKLRDIARGTSYDSSPTSSLDDCDENRLVDNPVSQTEVTIQRVSTNKPKKTLCRSLSQWSGKYDSEDTQDDTAPVPSKSMVNAVMLNPGREAQLGKQQIYYSEMKDVLSHCSRPMSYPSSEEPPYITITHQRSPEDRSDTRAILLCHGKLHLSTVRDVFHLQNIEMMFGSKWIVLTEDQEGFTPIIFRANQEVEIREAKHLSTPLLP; encoded by the exons ATGGATCAAGGAAAAGCAAAATTATTGAAGAACGGTGTAAACACCCTGCATCAAGCCATCCACCCCCTGCACGGTATTGCCTGGACAGATGGCAAGCAGGTCATCCTCACTTCCTTCCATCTCCAAAATGAAGAACCGGATTTTGGCAGTTCTGTGGTGATAGGCCAGTTTGAGCATGTTCACGGCCTCTACTGGGGACAGGCGATGGACATCCCGGCTTTGCTGGCTGTCCAACACAAAAAACATGTCACCATTTGGCAGCTGTATTATAACCCTTTGGAAAAGAACAAACTGGTTGTTTCTCAGACTTGTGAGTACGGTGAAGCTCTACCTATTCTTCCTCAAGGCTGTATTTGGCACCCAAACAAAGATATCTTAGCTGTTTTAACCAAACGGGATATTTTGGTTCTCTACTCTGTGTTTCTTAAGAAGAACCTATTTGTCAAAGCAGACATTACGGGATGCAACGTGATTCGATGTGCCTGCTGGACTAAGGATGGAAGTCGGGTTGTGGCATCCATGGACGATTCCCTTTATTCTTACCTATGGAATGATGAGGATAAGACATTAAGTCCTTGTTCTTTCTGTCCTGTATTTAACATTGACTCCACCATCGTGGCTATTCAGCCCATCCTGGACTACCAAGTTGTTGTAACTTCAGAAGTAGCAACAAAGGGGAACTGTGCCACCCAGAAGGATCTGAATGAATCAGCGGTGCAAGCATCCCTCCGGATACTAGATATGGAATTGTCAAAAAACAACAGAAGGATGTCTGTGGATTCCGGGAGATCAGAGCCTGTGGATTTTTTAAAGATCTCCTCACTAGTCCCTACAGACATTTCTCAGATTCTTGCAAGGCATCGCAAGTCTGACCCCAGTCCCCGTTTTAGCATAAAACAAAAGAGCATTTCTGGAGAAAGCAAACTAGAACTATCCAACCTTGTAATCGTTTCATTTGAGAAGAATGCCACAACCACAAGAAAAGTATCACTACCAGGTATCTCTACCCCAGATATTCTAGTCCTTGACCCTAATTGTGAGAGAGTTGCAGTAGCGTCCAACAACTCCAACCTGGTGTTAATCTACCCCATAGCTCCGTCTTGCATGCCCAACATCCAAGAAGTCAAGCTGGAGGAGAACGAGAAAGTAAAAGGAATATCATTTCTTGCCGATACTCTGTTACTGATCATGGCTGGCAGGCAAAGGTCTAGCGATCTGATGTTCCTGCCCCTGTCGATTTCTGAAAAATATATGATACAGTTACTGACAAAACAAATTTTGCCCCCTGAATATATACCTTCAAGATTAAATTGTGATCAAAGTTCAACAACAGCAGTGCGTTTTAATTCCATAGAAAGTCACACGCAACCCTATGGTGATCATGGTGTAATCAAAGAGTTTTGGGTGCCAAATCATATAAAAAGTAAGACTCCACGCATCAGACGGAAACTAAGGGATATTGCACGGGGTACCAGCTATGACTCAAGCCCAACGTCAAGCCTAGATGATTGTGATGAAAACAGGTTGGTGGATAATCCTGTATCTCAGACTGAGGTAACAATCCAAAGGGTCAGTACTAACAAACCTAAGAAGACCTTATGTAGGTCATTGTCTCAGTGGTCTGGCAAATACGACTCAGAAGATACACAAGATGATACTGCTCCTGTGCCTAGCAAATCCATGGTCAATGCAGTGATGCTCAATCCTGGGCGTGAAGCTCAGCTAGGGAAGCAACAGATTTACTATTCTGAAATGAAAGACGTTTTAAGTCATTGCTCAAGACCAATGTCCTACCCTTCCTCTGAGGAGCCACCTTATATAACAATAACTCATCAG AGGTCGCCAGAAGACAGAAGTGACACCAGGGCCATCCTCTTGTGTCATGGAAAACTCCACCTGAGCACCGTGCGggacgtcttccaccttcagaacATTGAAATGATGTTCG GCTCCAAGTGGATTGTCCTCACAGAAGACCAagagggtttcaccccaataataTTCAGAGCCAATCAAGAAGTTGAGATTCGAGAAGCAAAACATCTCAGCACACCTTTACTCCCATGA